The DNA sequence acacactcacacaacactccggacgcacctctccacttcatccatcccactttaattctctatgaagcatcatcctctatgtcaccttttttatttatgattgaccccagatatctaaaatagtcactttacggtatctctctttcctcaattcacaccatatcagtatccatcatagagTGACTAAAATTatacatcatatactccgtcttcattctactaatcttaaagcctcttgtttccaaggttgaccttcaaagctctaacttagagttaatccccTCTTTTGTCTcgtccaccaaaacgatatcatcggcgaagagcatacaccaaagaaactcgtcttgaatgctcttggttatatcgtccatgataagcgtaAAAAGGTAAGGGTTTAACGCTGAACCCTAATGTAATCCAATCGTAAattcgtaattgggaattccttgccctgacctcccacagatctcacactagtcaccacgccctcatacatatctttgatgacatccacatatttacttgataCTCCTCTCCTCACTAGCACATGTTGGATAATTAATATCTCTAGGGGCatggtcataggctttttccaggtcgATAAAGaacctagtatttatttctgtCAATATGTGACACTATTCCTTAATTTAAAACCACCAAACCATTGTTTGTCAACCAGCCACTGCCCAAGCATTCACTAGTCCTCACATTGCATGGAGAGGCCCAAATGTATGGGTATCGACTCACAGGTTTGACAACCTTtatataatttttgaaaatttaacaAGAAGAATGCAACAAAACTTTTTAGATAAAAGACATTGCAAAAGGTTTGGCAGATTCTGGCTTAGAATTCCATATTGCACTGCCTGAAATAAtaagtttccaaaaaatatttggaaGTGTGAAACATGTGAATACCCCATTGATAAATGTTCTTTTTGAAAGCAAAAAAGATAAACCTTCtcatttttatttgatttttaacaCAATATCACCTTGGTGGCCACTCATTTTGAAAACGCATACTCCAAAGAGATCATGCAGCTATTCTATGGCTACATAAAAATTCCAAGAACTTTAGAACAAAGATAAAATCCATTAATCAATCATCCAATGTAGTTCCGGAACTCTTAGGAAATCCCTAATACCATTAGTACATGCATAAGCTACTAACATAgttcaaagagagaaaaagaatgcaCTTGAAACAGtttaaaacaagaaacaaaaacaaattgcATGAAACTGCAAATACAACCAATAACAGTGGAAAAATGGAAATCAATGAATTCCTACCCCATTTTCTGATAATGGCTTCAGGGGAGCTTGGTATATTCTTGCAAGACCAAAATCAGCAATTTTAACCAATCCTTGTTCCTCTCCCTCACCCATTACCTGTTTTACAAACAAAATTTCATTTAACTGATGGAAACATGCACAAAGATAGTAGGAAAACATAGGGATATCTATTCAACATCTTTTGCTGTGAATCCATTTTCAGCTACTTTGTTAAAACACACGATGTCAGGACTCTACCAGAATGTTTGATGGCTTCAGATCCCGATGTATAATCCAATTACTGCAGCAAAGATCCAAACAAATTAAGTTGTAAACTTGTTAGAACACATAACATAGGAGAAAGAATAAGCAGAATACTTGAAACACTAAATGACAGAAGTCTCCATCATTGCACAAGGGACAACATTACCAGTGGAGATAGTTCAGCCCATTGAGCAGCTGCCAGAGTATTGACTTAACTGTATACTTATTGATAGAATCGTTGACCTTTTCTCTGTGATGTCTGATAATTTCCTGTTATCAAGTACAAAAGAATGACACAGTATAGATATGACACTAAAATTGACAACAATCATCAGATATTCCATCCACTTCAGTCCCTAGTTGGTAAACAACTGGCTTCAAAGAGCAGACAGGAAACCAAGAAGAGGCGGACGAGAAGAAGAGAACTTCAAACAGTTATATACAAAACAACGAACAATTAAACCAAATTCCAATTGCATCCAAACCTACCTACCAATTCCTTTTCCAATGTGCCCAATCGTTAAACAtgaatcaaattcaaaaaagtttGGCGAATATATACTATGTATACTCACATAAAGGTCATGCTCGGCGTAATCGAAAGCAAGATAAAGCGACATGTCGGCATGGTTGATGTGAACATTAACAAGCTTAACAACATTCTCATGATTAATCTCCCTCAGCAACTGCACCAAATGACAATAAATTTCGATTTAACCAAAATTAAAccgttaaaaaaaaatactgaagaAGCAAAAGCAGAAGAAGACGAACCATGATTTCACGGATGGCAGTGGGAGAGACGCCATCGCCATCCTTGGATTGCTTGAATTTCTTGATGGCAATGAACTTGCCTCGGTTAGGGTGAGACTTGGTTCGAGCAAGGAAGACGAGGCCATAGGTGCCTTCGCCGATCTTACCGATCACCTCGTATTGCTGCAACCACGCAGGCTTGTTGGGGTGGTGGTTGCTGTTATTTGTGCTAACGGAGGTGTTGGTGTTGTTACTGAGGGCTGCCATGCCGCCTCTACGGCTGCTGTTGTTGCCGTTTCTACCGCTACCTTCGCCCATGATAACTTCTTCCACCCACCATCGATTCGCTCCACCTAACTGAAACTCCACCTTCGCATGTGGCTTCTCAGTTCTCAGTTTGTTTCAcctttttcccattttcatGGTCCTAAAACGATCATCGCGTAGGCTCCGTTTGATCGCAAGGGGAATTagaaggaagggaagtgaaattttcatacttaaaataggagtttttttaatcattacccaCATGTaacaccatgtgacaatatatttaactccaaatcattctatatttggttattaaatttcactttactttacatctattttcttttggtttaaaatgtaaaatgtatctttactagatatggtaagaaattttagtagtttatacaatcacatgaggtaatgattacaaaaaaaaaaaaaattcaagtttaaaaaattttccttcccttcccttccctttaatctcccttgcaaccaaacggagccgtAGTGGGCAGGGGCTTGTGTTCCGGCCGCCCTTGAACCCAAGAACCATCCGAATTGTATCAAACGGTGGCCCACTCCAAATGAAAAATGTTCTTTTTGTGTGTCTTAAATACAGGACTACTTGTCAAAGCTATTATCTCAAAATGGATGTTCGTCGAGCCTACATGTATTTTCTGTAGTTCTAGTGATGAATCCACCTGGCATCTTTTTTCTATCATAtgattggactaagcgtatTTGGGCATCTAGCTCTCTCGGATTCAGATCAGAGCTTCTCTTCAGCCCTTCAATGGCACACCTATGtgcttctctcctttctcctaaAGTTCTTGATAAACAATCTTCAATTTGGCTCTTTCTGTCTTTATAATTAATTTGTATTTTATCTGGAATGTAAATAACAAATTAATTAAGGGGTTGGCTAAGGCTGATCCTATGCTGGTTCTACGGGATGTATTGAAATGACTCTATGATTTGAATATCCTCCTTCCATCCATCGCATCCATCCTAAGTGCATCTCCACAAATTACACACTCCACTTCTGTGATGCATAAAGGTTTCTAACCCATACGTACAATTCTCTGGTTTGATTTGCGCAAGCATATATGAACCTCAACTAAGACTAATCGATTGGGCTTTTTGCATTTTGCTAGCTAGACAAGGTGTTTTAACATCTGCAGGTTGTCTCCCAACTCATGATGCGATAGAGACTGAGTTCTATGGACTTTTGCAGGGGTGGAAACATGTTGCAAAAGCTAATATCAAACTCATTTTTTTGGTGCTACAATAGGTATCTCTATGTTCCTTCTTAAACCCTTCTGACCAAATGTGCCTCCCATggaacttagtttttttttttttttttaattagctGATGGAAGTGTGGAACTgacaattttactaaaattagAGTTATCTAGGTTAGTAACAATCTTGTTTATAATAATGTTAAGCCTATGGCACTCAAAGTTATAAGGGATCATTGTTATGCTCTCAACGACGTACATTTCAACCCTTAagtaatatatatttttcttttcattaaaaaaaaaagaagagtatcTTTGGTCTGTCTGACACTCTGACCTAGCTAAGGGCCCAAAACCATTGGTAtcataaaatgaaaaaagttctcAAAATGGTTTGGAACTAATGGAAATGCACTGACCGTCTGGCCTGATAGTCCTACACAAGATGAACAGAACATGTTAAAAGTCCTCGTAGTTGGGGCggggaaaataatcctctccaatcgGTTGAGGCAGTTCCAAATCTTAGTCCAATGGGTTATCTAAtgtcttgaaataaaaaatctaatctGTATTGATGCCATGTATGCAGTCTCATTGGGGCAATGCTGATGCAAGGATTACACGATCAAGTAGTGATCTCCTttccatatattttatatgggagaaagaggaataaaatcctctccaattccttgacCGCCGAGTGTAGTGCAGTCTGGGGTTGAGAGGTCGACACATGGCAGGAGCGACATCCAACAGTCTGAGGTCGATTGagttagttttttttcctttcttctcgagctcggcaccATTGGACGTCGCGCCTTCTAGGTGTCGAGCTACACCACtctgcacttttagggaattagagaagattttttttttgggagaaagaatgctacctagtcACATGCGGTGCACTGTCcatatgcccagacacagggccgACGACCGCTTGAGGGCATGGTGGTCATTTCTTGCTgccttgtgtctgggcgtagggaTAGTGCACCGCAATCGACCAAGtaacattctctttcccattttatatatatttgcaTTCATTGAAGACATCAATTTTGACCATGGACTAGTTTGTGGTCATTTCTTGAACAAATGATGGTATGATGGACCAAGATCCAATTGGGTTTGAAGACAAGTGAGCCCAT is a window from the Telopea speciosissima isolate NSW1024214 ecotype Mountain lineage unplaced genomic scaffold, Tspe_v1 Tspe_v1.0951, whole genome shotgun sequence genome containing:
- the LOC122648392 gene encoding cyclin-dependent kinase E-1-like — translated: MGEGSGRNGNNSSRRGGMAALSNNTNTSVSTNNSNHHPNKPAWLQQYEVIGKIGEGTYGLVFLARTKSHPNRGKFIAIKKFKQSKDGDGVSPTAIREIMLLREINHENVVKLVNVHINHADMSLYLAFDYAEHDLYEIIRHHREKVNDSINKYTVKSILWQLLNGLNYLHCNWIIHRDLKPSNILVMGEGEEQGLVKIADFGLARIYQAPLKPLSENGVGIH